tcaaagactcaaaaatttaaagaaatatatatatatatacttctctctaacatttttatggaaattaaaaatcAGAGGCTTTTGGTCTCTCCATTTGCACTAGATCAAGCTCATTTACCCCAGAGGACAAAGAAGGGCTGCTTCTAGATCCTCCCTTCTCCTTCGTACTCTGTCCCACCCAGTGGGGAAATAAATTCAGAGGATTCTAACTGAGTAAAAGGAGCTTGAGTAACattgagaggggagggaagggaaagagacacatAATAGAGGCTTTGGCCTGGTCCTGCTTCCCGGGACGTTGGATCGGGAGCTCTGAGCAGAGCAGTGCTTGCTGACCATCTTTTCCCGACTCATGAGCAGGCACAATACAAACCCAGCAGCAGCTCTTCACCACCCAAAGGGCAAGGGAAGAACACTGGTCTAGAGCTACAAGGAGGAAGTGAGGGGACCAGAGGAACCTGGGCTTGTTCCACATCCCGTGTTCCCAGCTCTTGTTCTGGGAGGAGGTCAGTCTCTCCTTGGAAGAGAAACAGCTAATGACAAGGTCTGTTGCCAGATTCAAGTCCGGGTCACGGGGGCCACAGGGGCCAGGGGGGAAGCCAGCTTACCCAATTAAGTGGTACAAGCTGAAAGGTCATTAAAATTCCTGGAGGGGAGATCAGTGGCTGACGTCTAGGGGACAACCACCCAGCCTGCTCCCTTGGAGCACTGAGTGCCCCGTCTCCACTCACTAGGGAAGAGTCTGGAATAGAACGCACCTTTGATTCCCAGCCTTGTCACTCAGCATCAGCTCCCCCCAGTGGAACCACCTGTGCTGAAAGGCAGCTGCACAGAGGACAGGCATTAAGCAGGCGAGGAAAGGTCAGAGAATGAAATCCATAGGGCTGGGCCCACTGCCCAAATAAGCTCTCCCCACCaggccctcctctcccccccacccatccccctccTCTACTTTTGCGCAGCTGAAAAGGACACATCTTCGCCTGTGGGCTCCTGTCTCTGAAGTGCTGTGCCTGCCCACCCCAACCTGATTAGGTGACACAAGACAGATGCTTGGCATTGCCAAAGGTTTCCAAGATGATTCCCTAAACTGTCTAGCTCTCTGAGGCCAGAGCCTGTAGACCGCTCTGGTTCATTCTTTCCCCACCCATTTGGGCCCTGGCAGTCTCCCACTTGTTCCCTGCATGAAGCACCTGGCATAACTGGAAGGCAGGAGGGTGGTTGGTGGTAAGTTGAGGCACAGGAAGGCTAACCCTTGCTGTGCCTTTTGTGCTTTGGAATTCCACAGCCTTGCTTCTGCCTCCAGCCTGGGGGAATACAATGACTTGGCCACCTCCAAGAACTAAGAAAAGGAACAAACtggatgggagggaaggagggagggatggccCCTGGTATGGGCTGGCTACCGGGGACTGATGCTGCCACCATGTAAACAGGCCCTTGGAAGGTGGCTTCATATGGGCCCTGGAGGATGGACATGCAGTCTCTTTTCAAAAGTGCTTTGATTCTGGACTACAGTATGTGCATGATTTCAACATGAGAAAAAATTATACTCAAGTGAGGTGTTCTGCTCCCAACTCTGACATCAGGGCCAGCAGGGGGCGCAGCCACCCACTCCCACCAGCTACCTCCTTCATGAGGCTAAGGCCAAGACTGAAGTGGCAGCTGCCAGAGGGGGCtccattctggaaaaggcatgAGAGCTGGATGACTTGGAGGACAGGATCAACACCAGGCTTGCATAAATATTGAAGGCCGTGGAGGTTAAGGCTGCAGGCATCCTCTCTATTATAAAGTTAAGTGTCTGCCGTATCCTCTCATCCTTGGAGCTGCTCAGGTCCCTGAGATTGTATTCCTGGGATGGGTCAGCAGTGCCAGTGAGGTGCCTGGTGCTCAGACCAACTCCTTCTGTGGGTCTGTGGGGAAAAAGAAGGGACACTCAGCAAGGGGCCTCTCCAAGGCACATCCTCACCTCACCCCCCTCACTTTAATGATCACACCAGCAGCACTGCACTAGACACTACAAACATCTCAGACACTAACACAGACCATTGCCCACACTTGACAGTGAGGAGCCTGGGCTAGGAATCAGTAGATAAAATGGCAAAGCTGGAATTCAAACTCAATAGTTCTCACTCCAAAGCCCACACACTATGCTTCTTCACTGTAGCTCAAGGGTGACAGTTCACTTCTCCCAGGTATTCTGAAACCTGAAGTCTTTAAGATGCAAGAGCAATCCCTAATAGTGAGACTTCGATACCTTGTCCCATCACCAGCAAAGGGACCCACATACCACTGCCCACTGTACCTGTGCCAGGCGGACCCAGCTTCTGCTCCCCTGGGCCAACCAGCTGCACGACACCTCCATTCTCAGCTGGCTCCCCCTTAGTCCTGCCCTCAGCATGGAGGAGCCCGTTGGTTGGAGGAGCGGTGAGGGGCTCAGCACGAGGAAAgctgggggaggtgggtgggggtaCTCCTACAGAGGGCTTGCGGGCCACGGGTGGGGGAGCCTTAAGTGGCTTCTTTGAGGCCTGGGGTGGCCGCTGCTCTGAGATGCTCCGAAGCTCAGCTACCAGATTCCGCTGGAGGTCAGCCTGGTTCTCAGGGGACACAGGCCGCTCCAACTGCAGCTTCTTAGTGCCCTTGGAGAAGATGAAGCTGGCTGTAGAGGCAGGCGACTGGGGAGACcgtggctctgcctcaggcggcCCATTGGGCTGGGCACTCACAGGATCCTCACTGGCAGCCAGATTGGAGGCCTTGAGTCGGACTGCAGCATGGAGCCCTGGGGAGGAGGCGGGTGCTGGGCTGGCCCGCCCGGACAGGGCCCTTCGTAGTGGCTTCTGAGGGGCTGACGACCCCAATGCTGCGGTAGGAGCCACTGCGGGAGCACCCACAGAACGTAGCCGAACCATCTGCAGGAGTGAGGGTGTGACCAGAGGCGCACCGGCATCCTCCCTGGGAGCCCCATTGCCCTTGCTGCAGGTCACTGGTTCCTTCCGTGGGAGCTTGGCCAGATGCCCTGTGACAGAGCCAGCAGGTGGAGCTGGCGGAGCTGGAGGCTCTAGGGTACCATGGGGCTGGCTCTGAGAAGAGACAGTAGCTGAGGGTGAGGCAGCCAGGGAGCTGACAGGGGCTGGGGGGTCTGAAGGGcctgcagggccagggccagggccagccaaGAAAAAGGCCTCCTCTGGTGGGGGGAAGTCAGCCATGGACAGGTCCTGCTCCTCAGgtgcaggaggtgggggtggtggcCAATTGGGATCTTGGAGGGGCTCCTCAGCAGTTTCTGGGGCAGATGGAGCCTCCTCAACCACTTCTAACTTTTTagtgggtggtgggggtggatgataagatgggggtggggatggtgggGGCGACTGGTCTTTGGAAGCAATGGGAGACTCCTGTGAGGGGGTCAGGGATAtctgggggctgggaggagacTCAGGACTGGCATCAGTGGTAGAGATGGGCCCCAGGACCAGAGCAGGGGCAGCCAGAGCTGGGGCAGCTTGGTTTGGACTCTTGGGcttggagggaggtggggagaagggggcaagCACCTTGGGGTGAGGAGGTATAACAAACCTGTCACCAAGGGTGGTTGACATCTGTGGACCAGAACGGTCTGAGGGGGCTGGGTCAGAAAACGAGGAACACAGAGATatgagggaggaggagacagagggccCAGGAGATCGGAGGGAAGTGACACGCTCTGGTTTAGGGGGTTGGACCTTGCCTGGGGAAGCAGGGGCCCCTGCTAGGCCCTTGGGAGGGAGGGTAGGGGTACCACTTTGGCTTGAGTATCCACTGGAGGGTGAGAGCGTCCGCTCTGGGGAACGTGGGGGGCGCCGGGAGCCACCTGGAGACAAGCCAGGCGCCCAGCTGCCTGCCGAGTTGGATGGACAGGGTGCTGCCCCTGTCCCTTCTGACCCACCAGTGGTAGGCGGTCGAGGCAGCTGTGCCTCCTGCTTCCGCTCTGGCTTGGGAGGCAACCCCAAGGGCCCATCAGGGGCTGCTGAGCCCCGCTGTCGGAGTGAGTAGGTCCGGCGGGGAGGTGGTGGGGGCCTCTTCAGCTTACGTAGGGACACACTCCGGCCAGACAACTGCCCACTGCTCCGAATACTGACAGTGTCCGAGGCCTCAGCAGTGCTGCCCCCACTGGGAGAGCCCCTCCCACTGCCGCCCTGGGGAGGGGGTGCCCCGCTATTGCTCCCTACAGAGCCCTCTGGCCGGCCCTCAGAGCCACCCTTAGAGGACAGGGTGGAGCCATCAGACACGATGGTCTCAGAGGACTGAGAGTGGCTCCAGGTGTCactggaggaggaagggtggcggctgcggggctgggggctggaggcCGAGGAGAAGCGGCCCAGCGAGCGGACGGAGGCCGGACTGGCCGAGAGCAGACTGCAGCGGCTCAGAGTGCGCAGGCTGCAGCGGCCCAGGGCCACCACGTCCACTGTGGGTGGCAGTACAGCATGTGGGATCAGTTTCGACAAGTAGGTGGCCTGCGGTGAGATGGACATAGCTGGGCTGAGAGGCTCTGGAGGCCCCGCCCCACCTGTCAGTCCGGGCACTGCTAGGGACATGGGCCGGGCAATTGGTGGGGGCTGAGCCCCTGTGGACCGGCCAACAAAGGTGTCATCCCGATAGATGCGGTCGATGTGGCGCTGCAGCAGGGCCTCTGCCTTggctccagcctctgcctctgtctccagcGCCTGCAGGGACACCCGGACCCCTGCTCCTGAGGCCAGACCCACTGGGCGGCCATCCACTGTGGGGATTCGTACAGCATCTCGCGGACCAGGAGGCTGAGGAGTACCTGGTGCCTCACGCTCATTCCGCAGGCCTGGAATGGACAGGGAGAACTTGGGACTCAGCAGAAGGATTAACCAGGGCTTCCCACCCGCCACTGCTGGCCCCCCCATCCAGGGCTCACCGAGTTCCTTCTGCACGTGCTGTGGCAGTCCCAGCACTGTGCTCCGCcgctcccgccgccgccgcccggacTTCCCGGATTTGGGAAATGAGTCATGGGGTCGGAAGGTGGAGCCTGGGGAGTCAGTACAGGGGAGAGAAACCATTAGAGCAGGTCTCAGGACATTCTGCAGAGCAGTACTTTTGTAGAATAGTAGTAATAACTCCGAAAAAAAGATTCCCATAGTCAAGTAGGCATGGGCAAAGCTAGTCGCTTTTTTTCTGTGAGATTTCTGGAAGGCTTTACCATTTACTAGATCAATAAGGATCACTTCCACTTAGCGTGCTACACACTTGCCATTCATTCTAATAATATAAGTACTCCTGTCTTCATTTTTATAGATcaaacagaagctcagagaggttaagagttGGGccgaagtcacacagctagtaagtagcagTATCAGGCTCAAACCCAACTCTTATCTGTCCTGCTTTGCAGTTGATGTGCATCGTGACTCTCCATGAGCACACAAGGCACTGTTTCTTGAGTTCGCTGAATCACGGAGCCTTGAGAAACACTAGATTAGGAGGAAAGTGGGAAGCTACAGGTGCTGAGACCCAGATGGTGACCTCCATCCCTCGCCCCTGTCCAAGGATCCTGGCCAGTGAGCAGACACCTTTGCGCTGTATCATCTCCGTGCGAATGGAGAGGGCATCTTCTGCCGTGGAGCTCTCAGCTGTGTAGGATGTAgtctggctgcagaaggagatgCTGTCTTCATCTGGCCCTGTCCTGGAGGACTGTTGAGGGAAAAAGGAGATCAGGTCCTGGCCTCAGACCCAGGACCACTCCAGAGGCCTGGGTGGGTCTCCCCCTTGGAACTTCTGACTGAGACTACACCCAGCCATCACTTAGCACTGAGCAAACAGCAGCTGGACTAGCCCTCTGGGGTCAGCTAGTCTAGCCCTTCATGACACTAGAAGGAAATAGACACAGAAGGGTTCAGAGACATAATTGCCAGAGGTCAAGCAGGAAAGGAAAAGTAGAGTCAGACTGAACTGGGGGCAGGGCTCACCTGGAGGCTCTGGGTGTCTCCATGGTCCCAGCCACCCTTGCtcagtttctgtttttctggaagACACCAGAAAGGTGTGTTGGGCTAGGCCTCTCACCTTGGGAGCTGAGAAGAGCACTGGGAGGGAAAGGAAGTTTACCTTGGTGCTGTAGGGAACGGAGCCCCTCCTGGGCCTGTGTGTGCAGCTCTTCCAGGTGAGGCGGTCGCCCGCTGGGGAAGAAGACATTGTCCTGGTGCTCATCCACTACAGACCCCGGCCCCTGGCCAGGCCCTACACTTAGACGTTTGTCACTCTCAGCCTTGGCTGAGCCTAGAGGGGTGGAAAAAAGAAGAGATGTGAGGCCCAAAGGCATCTGGGCCCTCAGGACGCACAGACACCACAGTAAGGGTTCTCACAGTCCCCATACAGCACACGGCCCCTGCACATACATGCAATGCTCACGTCTGCCCATCTGTACACACAACCCACACTTCTAGGATATGTAATCAGTACACACACAGCCCcgtgtatatatataaactataccaAAACGTACCTAAATCCGAGTATGAGCACCACACTCAGTATGAGCACTCCGGACATGCACATAACACCCACAGGCTTTAGTATGTATATAGACAAAGCACCCAAATATAAACACATCTGTGTACACATTGCACACAGGGGCCCCTGCAGAGCACAACCAGCCCCATGTATACACACAACACCCACAGTCTCCATTCACTACGTATACAAACAATACCCAAACATACACACAACTCTGTATCCACACAACACTCAGAGCCCCAGACAAGACACCAAGTATACATACAGCCCACAGTAAACACATTTCTCTGGTCTCCAGACCCCAAACTCCActttgcaggaaaaaaaacaacacactctGTTTGCATACACATCATGGCCCAGGTCCAGGCAGAAGAGACCATGGGACACTGGAAAGAGATGAAGGCTGGAAGGGTCATAACCAGATTAACAAGAAGTcttggaggagagggagaaaccaaGAATATGGCCTCTTGGGTCCCCTACTCACCCATGTGGCTGTCCTCCAGTGGGAGAATAAACAAGGTAGGGGAGAAGAGGGACCTACCCAGGATCCTACACCCCTAGAAAAGGAAGCTCCAGCTTCTCTTGGGAGAACAGTTCCCAGGTATCCCCCTCTCCTGGAGGCCCCTCCCCTGCAGAGGAGCCAGAGATCCATTACAAATGATCCTGTTACAGGCCCCGCCCACTGGGAAGTTTGTCATCTAATCCTGAGAATGGGGGGCTGTGTCAGCACTTTGCAGCCCTAACCCCCCTTTAAATAGAACCCGTATCACAAGCAAACGCACTGGGAGGGTCATGTGACCTTGGCAGCACCTTGTAGAGGAGCAGGAACAAAACAATCCCTTTAAAGGGCCACGCCCACAGGGGGGGATCAGGGCTTTTAATTCAGACACCTGCCCTCCCCAGCCCATCTTCAATAGCTAGCTCCTGCCCACGGAACCCACAGGAACCCCACCAGGTCAGAGGTAGGAGGTCTCAGTGATCCTTGCACCTAATCCCAATTCCGATTTTACAGATTgaaaaacaggctcagagaaaaGCTCTTGCCTAAGGTCACCCAGCAAATCCGAATCCAACCAAACTCCAGGACTAAATTCCAGGTTCCCAGAGGGGATTCCTGGATCACATTCTAACTGAGGCCCCTCTGGCCTCCAAAAAGGGCAATAAACTCTGGCCCCCACGTCTTACTCCAGGCCTGAGAGCCCAGTTCCAATGAAAAGTGGGCATAGGTCCCTTCTTCCAAAACTTCACCCCTGTCCTCTAAACCGAATTTTGCTGATCATGCTCCCCAACTTCCAGTTGTAATGCTTTCCCCTCTGTTCTGCTCCCCACATTCTTTCCTCCCAGTCACACTGACCCAGGAGGGAGTGCCCCTCCTCTTGGAACCAAGGTATTGGGATGTACCCAGTAAAGAGTAATTATTCCTGGAGGGAGGCAGTTGCCCCAAGGCTGCAGGCTTCAAGGTCAGAAACACCTGGATCCATCCTCCCAACTACAAGCAGAGCCCAGACAAAGGCAGTGGCAAAGCTGCTGGACAAAGGCACGGCAGGGGACAGGGGAGTATGGCCTCCTCAAAGACCCCCACCCCTCATCCATTACTCTTCTGTGGCCTTATCCCATTCTACATCAGGGTCTGGCAAATGGAGGTGCGGGGATCCCTCCTTTCTCCTCACCCAGCCACACCCACTCACccttcttcttaaagagaccGAGGAGCGCCGGGAGGTGGCGGCCCAGGAACACCACCATGACTGCAGGGACCACTCAGACACACCGTCCCTATCCGGACCTCCCCAGAACGCCAGGCGATGCGTTCACCACAACCCAGTACTAAGAGATGGGTCAGCCAAGCACGCCCAGCTGCAGAGCGCCAGATCcaggcagaggagggggaggggccgcTCTCCAGGTCCTCCTCCCATCTTCGCCACTGGTCCCGCCCCTCTATCGACCCCGCCCCTCAAGTAGAATGCAAGGGCAGGGAACCCTCTTAGAAGGCCAGGCCTGTGAGTGAGTGTTTGGCTCTGGTGGACAATATGACTAGAATGGCTGCAGATACTCAATTCCAGAGGCAGACCACCAACCCTGTCCCCAAGTTCTTTTCTAAATAGACAGGAGCCAAAGCTGCGGCAGGGCTCCCAGCTGCCAGATGGTAGGTGGAGGAGCCACTAGACTAGTCTTGGCATGGTGCCTGCCCCAGGCCCTCCTGGTTGGTGGGGCTAATTCCCTGGGGAAGTAGTTCAGCGCAAGGAGCAGACAGGCAGATCAGAATTGCCTGTGGGGTTGGCACCTGAGGGGATAGCAAGGGTGTTGATAGAGACCCCTGAAAAGACGGGAACCAGCCGAGGACACAATACTAGAAAGCCAGGGAGATGCCCAGAGTGGAATCAAATGGGCTGGTGGTAACCCTCATGTGTATGTTCAGCCCCACATTTTCCAAAGGACTTCCTTCCCACTTTGGTAATGTGACATCAGCAGCCCAGAGAAGCACTGAAAACtctctaaggtcacacagcagaggcAGGCCTGCAGTGCAGACCTCCTGCTCCTCCAGCCCAAGATTCTTCCCATTGGCCTCACTCTGTGACTCAGTGACTCTGCTGGATCAccaggcagggaggagagaaTTAGCTAAGAAACAGCTCCTAGGTGAGAGAAGTCAGGTCCAGGTTCAAATCCAGCCCCATTACACACCCAAGTCATGACCtcatataaaaacaaa
The Saccopteryx bilineata isolate mSacBil1 chromosome 3, mSacBil1_pri_phased_curated, whole genome shotgun sequence DNA segment above includes these coding regions:
- the NHSL3 gene encoding NHS-like protein 3 isoform X1; its protein translation is MAARAPPAAPAAEEPGGPGGPPRRKKSRSGTSGLRRAFNWLRGKRRKKKAAGAEGTESAAPRAKKADDKARRAKGKGRGSAKAESDKRLSVGPGQGPGSVVDEHQDNVFFPSGRPPHLEELHTQAQEGLRSLQHQEKQKLSKGGWDHGDTQSLQSSRTGPDEDSISFCSQTTSYTAESSTAEDALSIRTEMIQRKGSTFRPHDSFPKSGKSGRRRRERRSTVLGLPQHVQKELGLRNEREAPGTPQPPGPRDAVRIPTVDGRPVGLASGAGVRVSLQALETEAEAGAKAEALLQRHIDRIYRDDTFVGRSTGAQPPPIARPMSLAVPGLTGGAGPPEPLSPAMSISPQATYLSKLIPHAVLPPTVDVVALGRCSLRTLSRCSLLSASPASVRSLGRFSSASSPQPRSRHPSSSSDTWSHSQSSETIVSDGSTLSSKGGSEGRPEGSVGSNSGAPPPQGGSGRGSPSGGSTAEASDTVSIRSSGQLSGRSVSLRKLKRPPPPPRRTYSLRQRGSAAPDGPLGLPPKPERKQEAQLPRPPTTGGSEGTGAAPCPSNSAGSWAPGLSPGGSRRPPRSPERTLSPSSGYSSQSGTPTLPPKGLAGAPASPGKVQPPKPERVTSLRSPGPSVSSSLISLCSSFSDPAPSDRSGPQMSTTLGDRFVIPPHPKVLAPFSPPPSKPKSPNQAAPALAAPALVLGPISTTDASPESPPSPQISLTPSQESPIASKDQSPPPSPPPSYHPPPPPTKKLEVVEEAPSAPETAEEPLQDPNWPPPPPPAPEEQDLSMADFPPPEEAFFLAGPGPGPAGPSDPPAPVSSLAASPSATVSSQSQPHGTLEPPAPPAPPAGSVTGHLAKLPRKEPVTCSKGNGAPREDAGAPLVTPSLLQMVRLRSVGAPAVAPTAALGSSAPQKPLRRALSGRASPAPASSPGLHAAVRLKASNLAASEDPVSAQPNGPPEAEPRSPQSPASTASFIFSKGTKKLQLERPVSPENQADLQRNLVAELRSISEQRPPQASKKPLKAPPPVARKPSVGVPPPTSPSFPRAEPLTAPPTNGLLHAEGRTKGEPAENGGVVQLVGPGEQKLGPPGTDPQKELV
- the NHSL3 gene encoding NHS-like protein 3 isoform X3, which gives rise to MGNSHHKRKAPSGPRARSFWRFGRSAKQPAGSAKAESDKRLSVGPGQGPGSVVDEHQDNVFFPSGRPPHLEELHTQAQEGLRSLQHQEKQKLSKGGWDHGDTQSLQSSRTGPDEDSISFCSQTTSYTAESSTAEDALSIRTEMIQRKGSTFRPHDSFPKSGKSGRRRRERRSTVLGLPQHVQKELGLRNEREAPGTPQPPGPRDAVRIPTVDGRPVGLASGAGVRVSLQALETEAEAGAKAEALLQRHIDRIYRDDTFVGRSTGAQPPPIARPMSLAVPGLTGGAGPPEPLSPAMSISPQATYLSKLIPHAVLPPTVDVVALGRCSLRTLSRCSLLSASPASVRSLGRFSSASSPQPRSRHPSSSSDTWSHSQSSETIVSDGSTLSSKGGSEGRPEGSVGSNSGAPPPQGGSGRGSPSGGSTAEASDTVSIRSSGQLSGRSVSLRKLKRPPPPPRRTYSLRQRGSAAPDGPLGLPPKPERKQEAQLPRPPTTGGSEGTGAAPCPSNSAGSWAPGLSPGGSRRPPRSPERTLSPSSGYSSQSGTPTLPPKGLAGAPASPGKVQPPKPERVTSLRSPGPSVSSSLISLCSSFSDPAPSDRSGPQMSTTLGDRFVIPPHPKVLAPFSPPPSKPKSPNQAAPALAAPALVLGPISTTDASPESPPSPQISLTPSQESPIASKDQSPPPSPPPSYHPPPPPTKKLEVVEEAPSAPETAEEPLQDPNWPPPPPPAPEEQDLSMADFPPPEEAFFLAGPGPGPAGPSDPPAPVSSLAASPSATVSSQSQPHGTLEPPAPPAPPAGSVTGHLAKLPRKEPVTCSKGNGAPREDAGAPLVTPSLLQMVRLRSVGAPAVAPTAALGSSAPQKPLRRALSGRASPAPASSPGLHAAVRLKASNLAASEDPVSAQPNGPPEAEPRSPQSPASTASFIFSKGTKKLQLERPVSPENQADLQRNLVAELRSISEQRPPQASKKPLKAPPPVARKPSVGVPPPTSPSFPRAEPLTAPPTNGLLHAEGRTKGEPAENGGVVQLVGPGEQKLGPPGTDPQKELV
- the NHSL3 gene encoding NHS-like protein 3 isoform X2, giving the protein MAARAPPAAPAAEEPGGPGGPPRRKKSRSGTSGLRRAFNWLRGKRRKKKAAGAEGTESAAPRAKKADDKARRAKGKGRGSAKAESDKRLSVGPGQGPGSVVDEHQDNVFFPSGRPPHLEELHTQAQEGLRSLQHQEKQKLSKGGWDHGDTQSLQSSRTGPDEDSISFCSQTTSYTAESSTAEDALSIRTEMIQRKGSTFRPHDSFPKSGKSGRRRRERRSTVLGLPQHVQKELGLRNEREAPGTPQPPGPRDAVRIPTVDGRPVGLASGAGVRVSLQALETEAEAGAKAEALLQRHIDRIYRDDTFVGRSTGAQPPPIARPMSLAVPGLTGGAGPPEPLSPAMSISPQATYLSKLIPHAVLPPTVDVVALGRCSLRTLSRCSLLSASPASVRSLGRFSSASSPQPRSRHPSSSSDTWSHSQSSETIVSDGSTLSSKGGSEGRPEGSVGSNSGAPPPQGGSGRGSPSGGSTAEASDTVSIRSSGQLSGRSVSLRKLKRPPPPPRRTYSLRQRGSAAPDGPLGLPPKPERKQEAQLPRPPTTGGSEGTGAAPCPSNSAGSWAPGLSPGGSRRPPRSPERTLSPSSGYSSQSGTPTLPPKGLAGAPASPGKVQPPKPERVTSLRSPGPSVSSSLISLCSSFSDPAPSDRSGPQMSTTLGDRFVIPPHPKVLAPFSPPPSKPKSPNQAAPALAAPALVLGPISTTDASPESPPSPQISLTPSQESPIASKDQSPPPSPPPSYHPPPPPTKKLEVVEEAPSAPETAEEPLQDPNWPPPPPPAPEEQDLSMADFPPPEEAFFLAGPGPGPAGPSDPPAPVSSLAASPSATVSSQSQPHGTLEPPAPPAPPAGSVTGHLAKLPRKEPVTCSKGNGAPREDAGAPLVTPSLLQMVRLRSVGAPAVAPTAALGSSAPQKPLRRALSGRASPAPASSPGLHAAVRLKASNLAASEDPGTKKLQLERPVSPENQADLQRNLVAELRSISEQRPPQASKKPLKAPPPVARKPSVGVPPPTSPSFPRAEPLTAPPTNGLLHAEGRTKGEPAENGGVVQLVGPGEQKLGPPGTDPQKELV